In Gammaproteobacteria bacterium, one genomic interval encodes:
- a CDS encoding DUF4347 domain-containing protein: MPFKKHNKRRDVDGARVGGPRFEELESRLLLSADVSGLVVDATPVIEPAIIQSIDLAAFAPSSSTSAAAAVEARKELVLIDPRVSDYGQIVSDLLGPRTDGRSIDIVVLDPTRDGIQQVSDALADRHDLSALHIISHGRAGTVELGATELDANTLFDNAGAIQQWRNAFTDDADIMLYGCDVAATPNGHVLIDALSRFTGADVAASDDATGAHALGGDWLLEVDSGAIETTVAPSAALQASWQGLLAVTTDGGETQVDTGGPGTGTIVSQTRNVAIDSNGNSVVVWQDSVKDGSGNGVYAQRYDASGVAQGAEFRVNTTTFNNQMSPSVAMGANGDFVVAWYGDNVDPTVIGTIYAQRYDANGVAQGGEFIVNTTQADNQMQPAIATGPGGNFVIAWCSDNQDGSGGGIYAQRYDANGVAQGGEFRVNTTTLNVQDTPAIAMNDVSNFVIVWNSANQDGSGYGVYGQRYNSSGVAQGSEFRVNTTTADNQYNPSVSMDALGNFVVVWTSDNQDGSGSGIYGKRYNYNGVAQGSEFQINATTASAQSNPSVSMRRTDGFYVTWDSWNQDGDQAGIYLREYDTAGNPLTGETLVNTTTVGDQRNASVAVNDDGQLVVVWHSDSIDVAMQRYTHNIAPFLITTQTPLLNSINEDAPAPVGAVGTLVSDLVDFDNPLGQVDNVIDNDPGALLGIAVAYTDTTNGTWWYTTDGGTNWLSLDTVSGTSARLLAADANTRVYFRPTANFNGTASMMLLAWDQTTGSNGGLADTTGRGGNSAISQYAVNAYVTVNAVNDAPVLDNTKSPALNAVSEGAPVPVGAVGTLVSNLVTNGMPLANVSDADSGALFGIAVTAVDTSNGAWWYTTDGGTNWFALGAVTTDNALQLAADANTRIYFQPNADFIGTIAAGLTFHAWDQTAGSNGTYSGTSINGGTTEFSSATDTVPVTVTAVNDAPEITFGEMRVNTVTTDTQDMGGNKNVAMDANGNYVVTWMSFNHDGSSYGIYAQRFNSVGVAQGAEFLVNTTTANNQAFPAVAMDASGNFVIVWESFLQDGSGNGIYAQRYNSSGVAQGSEFRVNVTTANDQQLPSIAMDASGNFIVVWESPDSGGTGVYARRYNAAGVAQGGEFRANTTTAGNQSSAKVAIDASGNFVIVWSSTGQDGSGDGIYAQRYNAAGVAQGSEFLVNTTTANNQQLPSVAMEAGGNFVVVWSSAGQDGSGMGIYAQRYDSAGVAQGAEFRINVTTNNDQTSSAIAMLPSGGFIVAWASDQQDGSGYGIYTRKYDAAGNALTGETLVNATTSGWQLSPSVAVDDTGRAVIVWSGNGSGDADGIFMRRYDYSRTPPTMTLNEDAPAPSGAVGTLVSSLVDFASPSGQVDNVLDRDSGAVLGIAVTAADTSNGTWWYTTDGGSNWLALGAVSDSNARQLAAAANTRIYFRPSANFNGTIAPALTFRAWDQTTGSNGALADASSNGGATAFSMVTDTASVVVTAVNDAPVLDPSKLISVTVNEDALAPSGAVGTLVSSLVDFASPSGQVDNVTEQDAGALLGIAVTYADIGSGNWWYTTDGGTNWLALGGTFTNARLLSADANTRVYYQSTANFNGAVGAALDFRAWDQTSGSNGGLANTVVCGGSTAFSIAIGTVDVVVNAVNDAPVITSNGGGVTAAISVAENTNTVTTVTATDVDVPANTLSYSIVGGADGLRFSIDSVTGVLTFAVAPNFEVPSDANTDNVYDVTVQVSDGNGSTDTQQISVTVTDANEAPSLVPTTQGGETRVNTTTANSQSGGTVAMDANGNYVVTWSAADANGAGIFAQRYNAAGVAQGGEFQVNTTTANNQFAPTIALAASGNFVIAWQSWSQDGSLYGVYAQRYNAAGVAQGGEFRVNTTTVGDQSTPSIAIDASGNFVIAWTNLDLGLRYNVYAQRYNAAGVAQGGEFRVNTTINGQSVPVVAMDSVGNFVVVWQSNDGSGWGVYAQRYNAAGVAQGGEFRVNTTTANDQMDAAVAMDATGNFVVTWHSRNNDGDGWGICAQCYNSAGAAQGSEFLVNVTTADWQQYPTVTMRSSGGFVIAWQSINQDGSGYGVYLHEYDASGNAISGETRVSSTTSGNQQNARIAVDDIGHMVVVWNGNGSGDNDGVFMQRYAYANSPVLSTENEDSPAPVGAVGTLVSSLVDFASPSGQIDNISDPDAGALLGIAVTGADTTYGFTGFTTDWWYTTDGGANWLNLGAVSNTNARLLAADANTRLYFRPAADFNGTVSDVLTFRAWDRTTGANGALANTSVNGGSSSFSSTTETASIVITAVNDTPVITSNGAAATAAISVAEGTTAVTTVTATDVDVPAPTLTYSIVGGADAAHFAIDSTTGALVFVVAPIFGTPTDVGADNIYDVTVQVADGNGGTDMQAISVSVATANTAPTGSDATITTAEDVAYVFDVTDFGFNDADVGDSLSAVRIDMLPVNGTLTLAGAAVSAGQIVTAADLVAGNFVYTSAANANGVAYASIRFSVCDQSACFAASPNRLTIDVTPVNDAPVLATNTGLTLLQGANATVTPLQLATTDVDNSDVQLVYTLTALPTAGVLQLDGVALGLNDTFTQADLNANRVSYRHNNTTAATDVFGFIVADGSGAMVGSSFAITVTLVIPPDPVTSPAPPVNGGAPVPPAPISSPAPSTPPVMGVDGGVTTDVPYVSTWRPLPSAKPTSNPSLAATQRTASMVPDVNASASFTASVSSRGPVTASSIPAPGNVHSFNALGRALDDMRTQLREGSTPLFTSATTFSGAILTVGFISWILRGGALAASLIATTPLWNRFDPLPILARRRRKNEREEATKEHLAVMHDHRERALRKLFPVRPGAATDTDEIG; the protein is encoded by the coding sequence ATGCCTTTCAAGAAACATAACAAGCGCAGGGATGTTGATGGTGCCAGGGTCGGTGGTCCGCGATTCGAAGAGCTCGAATCGCGTTTGCTGTTGTCCGCCGACGTGAGCGGTCTCGTCGTTGATGCGACGCCCGTCATCGAACCCGCCATCATCCAATCGATCGATCTCGCTGCATTCGCGCCGTCGTCCTCGACCAGCGCCGCCGCTGCCGTCGAGGCGCGCAAGGAACTGGTGCTGATCGATCCGCGTGTTAGCGATTATGGCCAAATCGTTTCCGATCTCCTCGGTCCGCGCACGGATGGACGCTCGATCGATATCGTCGTGCTCGATCCGACGCGCGACGGCATCCAGCAGGTCAGCGACGCGCTCGCCGATCGCCACGATCTGTCGGCGCTGCACATCATCTCGCACGGCCGCGCCGGCACCGTCGAGCTCGGTGCCACCGAACTCGACGCCAATACGCTGTTCGACAATGCCGGCGCGATTCAACAGTGGCGCAATGCATTTACCGACGACGCCGACATCATGCTCTATGGCTGCGATGTCGCAGCGACGCCGAACGGTCATGTGCTGATCGACGCGCTGAGCCGTTTTACCGGCGCCGACGTCGCCGCCAGCGATGACGCCACCGGTGCGCACGCGCTCGGCGGCGATTGGTTGCTCGAAGTCGATAGCGGCGCGATCGAAACGACCGTGGCGCCGAGCGCGGCGCTGCAAGCGAGTTGGCAAGGCCTGCTGGCGGTCACGACCGACGGCGGTGAGACCCAGGTCGACACCGGTGGACCCGGCACCGGCACTATCGTGAGTCAGACACGCAACGTTGCCATCGATAGCAACGGCAACTCTGTCGTGGTATGGCAAGACAGCGTTAAAGACGGCAGCGGTAATGGCGTCTACGCGCAGCGTTACGACGCCAGCGGTGTCGCCCAAGGCGCTGAGTTCCGAGTTAACACGACGACGTTCAACAACCAGATGTCGCCGTCAGTTGCCATGGGTGCTAATGGCGATTTCGTCGTCGCCTGGTACGGCGACAATGTCGATCCCACCGTCATCGGCACCATCTACGCGCAGCGTTACGACGCCAACGGCGTCGCCCAAGGCGGTGAGTTCATCGTTAACACCACGCAGGCCGACAACCAGATGCAGCCGGCGATCGCTACAGGCCCCGGCGGCAACTTCGTCATCGCCTGGTGCAGCGACAATCAGGACGGCAGCGGCGGCGGTATTTATGCCCAACGCTACGACGCCAACGGCGTCGCCCAAGGCGGCGAGTTCCGGGTCAACACCACCACCCTGAACGTTCAGGACACGCCGGCGATCGCGATGAACGATGTCAGCAATTTTGTCATCGTTTGGAACAGCGCGAACCAAGACGGCAGCGGCTACGGCGTCTATGGGCAACGCTACAACAGCAGCGGTGTCGCCCAAGGCAGCGAGTTCCGCGTCAACACCACCACCGCCGATAATCAGTACAACCCGTCGGTGTCGATGGATGCCCTCGGCAACTTCGTCGTCGTTTGGACCAGCGATAACCAAGACGGCAGTGGCAGCGGTATTTACGGCAAACGCTACAACTACAACGGCGTTGCCCAAGGCAGTGAATTTCAAATCAACGCCACGACCGCCTCGGCCCAGAGCAATCCGTCGGTATCGATGCGCCGGACCGACGGTTTCTACGTGACCTGGGACAGTTGGAATCAGGATGGCGATCAAGCCGGCATATACCTGCGCGAGTACGATACCGCCGGCAATCCGCTCACCGGTGAAACGCTGGTCAACACCACGACCGTCGGCGATCAGAGGAACGCGAGCGTTGCCGTGAATGACGACGGCCAACTGGTGGTCGTCTGGCACAGCGACTCCATAGACGTTGCCATGCAACGCTACACGCATAACATCGCGCCGTTCCTCATCACCACGCAGACGCCGTTACTGAATTCGATCAACGAAGACGCGCCGGCGCCCGTTGGTGCCGTCGGTACGTTGGTCTCCGATCTCGTCGACTTTGACAATCCGTTGGGCCAGGTCGATAACGTCATCGACAACGACCCCGGTGCGTTGCTCGGCATCGCCGTGGCTTACACCGATACCACCAACGGTACGTGGTGGTACACCACCGACGGTGGTACCAATTGGCTCTCTTTAGATACCGTCAGCGGCACGAGCGCACGCCTGCTCGCGGCCGACGCCAATACCCGCGTCTATTTCCGGCCGACCGCTAATTTCAACGGTACCGCCTCCATGATGCTGCTCGCCTGGGACCAGACGACGGGCAGCAATGGCGGGCTGGCCGATACCACTGGGCGCGGCGGTAATTCCGCCATCTCGCAATACGCGGTCAATGCTTACGTTACCGTCAACGCCGTCAACGATGCACCGGTGCTCGACAACACCAAGTCGCCGGCGTTGAACGCGGTGAGTGAAGGCGCGCCGGTACCGGTTGGCGCCGTCGGCACATTGGTATCGAATCTCGTCACCAACGGTATGCCGTTGGCGAACGTCAGTGACGCCGATAGCGGTGCGTTGTTCGGCATTGCCGTGACTGCCGTCGATACCAGCAACGGTGCGTGGTGGTACACGACCGATGGCGGCACGAATTGGTTTGCGTTAGGAGCGGTGACCACCGACAACGCGCTTCAACTCGCGGCTGACGCCAACACGCGGATCTATTTCCAACCGAACGCCGACTTCATCGGCACGATCGCCGCCGGGCTGACGTTCCACGCCTGGGATCAAACCGCGGGTAGCAACGGCACGTACAGCGGTACCTCCATCAATGGTGGCACCACGGAATTTTCGAGCGCCACCGACACTGTTCCCGTTACCGTGACGGCCGTGAATGATGCGCCGGAGATTACCTTCGGCGAGATGCGGGTGAACACCGTCACGACCGATACCCAAGACATGGGCGGCAATAAGAATGTGGCGATGGATGCCAATGGCAATTACGTCGTCACCTGGATGAGCTTTAACCACGACGGTAGCAGCTACGGTATTTACGCACAGCGCTTCAATTCCGTCGGCGTCGCCCAGGGAGCGGAGTTCCTCGTCAATACCACCACCGCCAACAATCAGGCATTCCCGGCGGTGGCGATGGATGCCAGCGGCAACTTCGTCATTGTCTGGGAGAGCTTTCTGCAAGACGGCAGCGGCAATGGCATTTACGCGCAGCGCTACAACAGCAGCGGCGTTGCCCAAGGTAGCGAGTTTCGCGTCAACGTTACCACCGCGAACGACCAACAACTTCCATCGATCGCGATGGATGCCAGCGGCAACTTCATCGTCGTTTGGGAAAGTCCGGACAGCGGCGGAACCGGCGTCTACGCACGGCGCTACAACGCCGCCGGTGTTGCCCAAGGCGGCGAGTTCCGCGCCAACACTACGACTGCCGGCAATCAATCAAGTGCCAAAGTGGCGATCGATGCCAGCGGCAACTTCGTCATTGTTTGGAGCAGTACTGGGCAAGACGGCAGCGGCGATGGTATCTACGCGCAGCGCTACAACGCCGCCGGCGTTGCCCAAGGCAGCGAGTTCCTCGTCAACACCACGACCGCCAACAATCAACAGCTGCCGTCGGTGGCGATGGAAGCCGGCGGCAACTTCGTCGTCGTCTGGTCTAGCGCCGGTCAGGACGGCAGCGGCATGGGCATTTATGCACAGCGTTACGACAGCGCGGGTGTCGCCCAGGGCGCGGAGTTCCGCATCAACGTCACCACCAACAACGATCAGACAAGCAGTGCCATCGCCATGTTGCCCTCCGGCGGTTTTATCGTCGCCTGGGCCAGCGATCAGCAAGACGGCAGCGGCTATGGCATCTACACACGCAAGTATGACGCCGCCGGCAACGCGCTCACCGGTGAGACACTGGTTAACGCCACCACCTCAGGCTGGCAGTTAAGTCCCAGTGTTGCCGTGGACGACACCGGTCGCGCGGTCATCGTTTGGAGCGGCAACGGCAGCGGCGATGCCGACGGCATCTTCATGCGGCGTTACGATTATTCGCGGACGCCGCCGACAATGACGCTTAACGAAGACGCGCCGGCGCCGTCCGGCGCGGTCGGCACGTTAGTCTCGAGTCTCGTCGACTTCGCCAGTCCGAGCGGTCAAGTCGACAACGTATTAGATCGCGACAGCGGCGCCGTGCTCGGCATCGCCGTGACCGCCGCCGATACCAGCAACGGTACCTGGTGGTACACGACCGATGGTGGCAGCAACTGGTTGGCGTTAGGCGCGGTGAGTGACAGCAACGCGCGTCAACTCGCCGCCGCCGCCAACACGCGGATTTATTTCCGGCCCAGCGCCAATTTCAACGGCACGATTGCGCCAGCGCTGACGTTCCGCGCGTGGGATCAAACGACCGGCAGCAACGGCGCGTTGGCAGACGCTTCGAGCAATGGCGGTGCCACCGCCTTCTCGATGGTGACCGACACCGCCTCGGTGGTCGTGACTGCCGTCAACGACGCGCCGGTGCTCGATCCCAGTAAATTGATATCGGTCACGGTAAATGAAGACGCGCTGGCGCCGTCCGGCGCGGTCGGCACGTTGGTATCGAGTCTCGTCGACTTCGCTAGCCCAAGCGGTCAAGTTGACAACGTCACCGAACAGGACGCCGGCGCCTTGCTTGGCATCGCCGTGACCTACGCGGATATCGGCAGCGGCAACTGGTGGTATACGACCGACGGTGGTACCAACTGGCTCGCGTTAGGCGGTACTTTCACCAACGCTCGTCTGCTCTCCGCCGACGCCAACACCCGTGTCTACTATCAATCCACCGCCAATTTCAACGGCGCTGTCGGTGCCGCACTCGACTTTCGCGCTTGGGATCAAACGAGCGGCAGCAACGGTGGGCTGGCCAACACCGTCGTGTGCGGTGGCTCGACCGCGTTCTCAATTGCTATTGGCACCGTTGACGTGGTGGTCAACGCCGTCAACGATGCGCCGGTAATTACTTCAAACGGCGGCGGCGTTACCGCCGCGATATCGGTCGCTGAGAACACAAACACCGTGACCACGGTTACCGCGACCGACGTCGACGTGCCGGCGAATACGCTCAGCTACTCGATCGTCGGCGGTGCCGATGGTTTGCGCTTTAGCATCGACAGCGTGACCGGCGTCTTGACCTTCGCCGTTGCACCCAACTTCGAAGTGCCGTCAGATGCCAACACCGACAACGTCTACGACGTGACGGTACAGGTATCCGACGGTAACGGCAGCACCGACACCCAACAGATCAGCGTGACCGTAACCGATGCCAACGAGGCGCCGTCGTTGGTGCCGACCACGCAAGGCGGTGAGACCCGGGTAAACACCACGACAGCTAATTCGCAAAGCGGCGGAACCGTGGCGATGGATGCCAACGGCAATTATGTCGTGACTTGGAGTGCGGCCGACGCCAATGGCGCCGGCATCTTTGCCCAACGTTACAACGCGGCCGGCGTCGCGCAAGGCGGTGAGTTCCAGGTCAATACGACGACGGCAAACAATCAGTTTGCGCCAACGATTGCATTGGCTGCCAGCGGTAACTTTGTCATCGCCTGGCAAAGTTGGAGTCAAGACGGCAGCCTTTACGGCGTCTATGCGCAACGCTACAACGCCGCCGGCGTGGCGCAAGGCGGGGAATTCCGCGTCAATACCACGACGGTAGGAGATCAGAGCACTCCTTCGATCGCGATCGATGCCAGCGGCAACTTTGTCATCGCCTGGACCAATCTGGATCTCGGTCTGCGTTACAACGTCTACGCACAGCGCTATAACGCTGCCGGTGTCGCCCAAGGCGGCGAGTTCCGCGTCAATACCACGATCAATGGGCAATCCGTTCCGGTGGTGGCGATGGACAGCGTCGGCAATTTTGTCGTTGTCTGGCAAAGCAATGACGGCAGCGGTTGGGGCGTCTATGCACAGCGCTATAACGCTGCCGGTGTCGCCCAAGGCGGCGAGTTCCGCGTCAATACCACCACCGCCAACGATCAGATGGACGCGGCGGTGGCGATGGACGCCACCGGCAACTTCGTGGTGACGTGGCACAGCCGAAACAATGACGGCGATGGTTGGGGCATCTGCGCCCAATGCTACAACTCAGCCGGTGCCGCCCAGGGCAGCGAGTTCCTGGTTAATGTAACGACCGCCGATTGGCAGCAATATCCGACGGTGACGATGCGTTCCTCCGGCGGCTTCGTTATCGCTTGGCAAAGCATCAACCAAGACGGCAGCGGTTACGGTGTGTACCTGCACGAGTACGACGCCAGTGGCAACGCGATCAGCGGTGAGACGCGCGTTAGCTCGACGACCTCCGGCAATCAACAAAACGCCCGCATCGCCGTCGATGACATCGGTCATATGGTGGTGGTGTGGAATGGCAACGGCAGCGGCGATAACGATGGCGTGTTCATGCAGCGCTACGCCTACGCGAACTCGCCGGTGCTCAGCACCGAGAACGAAGATTCGCCGGCCCCGGTCGGCGCTGTCGGCACCTTGGTCTCGAGTCTGGTTGATTTCGCCAGCCCGAGCGGCCAAATCGACAACATCAGCGATCCCGACGCCGGCGCTTTGCTCGGCATCGCCGTCACCGGCGCCGATACCACCTATGGCTTTACCGGGTTCACAACCGACTGGTGGTACACGACTGACGGCGGCGCGAATTGGTTGAACTTAGGCGCGGTCAGCAACACCAACGCGCGGCTGCTCGCCGCCGATGCCAACACCCGCCTCTATTTCCGACCGGCCGCCGATTTCAACGGCACCGTTTCCGACGTGCTCACGTTCCGCGCCTGGGACCGGACGACCGGCGCCAACGGCGCGCTCGCCAATACCTCGGTCAACGGCGGTAGCTCCTCGTTCTCGAGCACGACCGAAACGGCGTCAATCGTGATCACCGCGGTCAACGATACGCCGGTGATCACCTCGAACGGCGCCGCCGCGACGGCAGCAATTTCGGTGGCCGAGGGCACCACCGCCGTCACCACCGTTACCGCCACCGACGTCGACGTGCCAGCGCCGACGCTGACCTATTCGATCGTCGGTGGCGCCGATGCCGCGCACTTTGCGATCGACAGTACGACCGGCGCGTTGGTTTTCGTCGTCGCGCCGATCTTCGGTACACCCACCGATGTTGGTGCCGACAATATCTACGACGTCACCGTGCAAGTCGCCGACGGTAACGGCGGTACCGACATGCAAGCGATCAGCGTCAGTGTCGCGACTGCCAACACCGCACCTACCGGCAGCGACGCCACTATCACAACCGCTGAAGACGTCGCGTATGTGTTCGACGTTACTGACTTCGGTTTCAATGATGCCGACGTCGGCGACAGCTTGAGCGCGGTGCGCATCGATATGTTGCCGGTGAACGGTACGCTGACACTCGCCGGCGCGGCGGTCAGCGCCGGACAAATCGTCACCGCGGCCGACCTGGTCGCCGGTAATTTCGTCTACACGTCGGCGGCAAATGCGAACGGTGTTGCCTATGCGAGCATTAGGTTCTCGGTGTGCGATCAAAGCGCGTGCTTCGCCGCCAGCCCGAACCGGCTGACGATCGACGTGACACCGGTGAACGATGCGCCGGTGCTGGCGACGAATACCGGGCTGACGCTGCTCCAAGGTGCGAACGCGACGGTAACACCGCTGCAGCTCGCGACCACCGACGTTGATAACAGCGACGTGCAATTGGTTTACACGCTGACGGCGTTGCCGACAGCGGGTGTGTTGCAGCTCGACGGTGTTGCTTTAGGCCTCAATGACACGTTTACGCAAGCGGATCTCAACGCCAATCGAGTGAGCTATCGCCACAACAATACGACCGCGGCGACTGACGTTTTTGGTTTCATCGTCGCCGACGGCAGCGGCGCTATGGTCGGATCGAGCTTCGCGATCACAGTGACGCTCGTCATCCCGCCGGATCCGGTCACGTCACCAGCGCCGCCGGTAAACGGCGGAGCGCCGGTACCGCCGGCGCCGATAAGTTCGCCGGCGCCATCAACGCCACCGGTGATGGGAGTCGACGGCGGTGTAACGACCGATGTTCCCTATGTCAGCACATGGCGGCCACTGCCTAGCGCGAAACCGACCTCAAACCCGAGTCTCGCCGCCACCCAGCGAACGGCGTCGATGGTGCCTGACGTAAACGCGAGCGCGTCGTTCACCGCATCCGTTTCGTCAAGGGGTCCGGTGACGGCTTCGTCGATACCAGCTCCCGGCAACGTGCATTCGTTCAACGCCCTCGGTCGCGCGCTCGACGATATGCGCACACAGTTGCGCGAAGGTTCAACGCCGCTGTTTACGAGCGCCACGACATTCAGCGGCGCCATTCTCACCGTCGGCTTTATTTCTTGGATCCTGCGCGGCGGCGCCCTGGCCGCGAGCCTGATCGCGACGACACCGCTGTGGAACCGTTTCGATCCATTGCCGATCCTCGCCCGTCGGCGTCGCAAAAACGAACGCGAGGAAGCGACCAAGGAGCATCTCGCCGTCATGCACGATCACCGCGAGCGCGCGTTACGCAAATTGTTTCCGGTGCGCCCGGGCGCAGCCACCGATACCGACGAGATCGGCTGA
- a CDS encoding endonuclease domain-containing protein: MSLIENAKKLRCDQTDAEQRLWYHLRAHRFLGLKFKRQKPIGGYIVDFVCHEHQLIIEVDGGQHQENAESDRRRDASLHLQGYRVLRFWNHDVLQRTEAVLEAIHLAVQPISSINPNEPDSPPPLGGGVRGEGVVEQRTPSPPTPLPQAGEGSE, encoded by the coding sequence ATGTCGTTAATCGAAAATGCCAAAAAACTCAGATGCGACCAAACCGATGCTGAACAGCGTCTGTGGTATCACCTGCGTGCGCATCGTTTCCTGGGTCTGAAATTCAAACGGCAGAAGCCTATAGGCGGTTATATCGTCGATTTCGTCTGCCATGAACACCAACTGATTATCGAAGTAGACGGTGGCCAACATCAAGAAAACGCCGAATCGGATCGGCGTCGAGATGCGTCGTTGCATTTACAGGGATATCGCGTGCTTCGGTTTTGGAATCATGACGTGTTGCAACGGACGGAGGCTGTGTTGGAGGCAATTCATCTAGCGGTACAACCGATCTCATCGATAAATCCGAACGAACCCGATTCCCCTCCCCCCTTGGGGGGAGGGGTAAGGGGAGAGGGGGTGGTTGAGCAGCGGACGCCCTCTCCCCCAACCCCTCTCCCGCAAGCGGGAGAGGGGAGTGAGTAA
- a CDS encoding efflux RND transporter periplasmic adaptor subunit: MSNKMQRLGFYLWLLLATNAFAAPPISEFEGLIEPNMTVELRSSVDGVIESIAVDRSAVVKQGQELVKLRAGVEEAALALAETKSEFDKRKQSRAQQLYAKNAIPFSDKDEADANARISEQQMRHARETLNLRIIRSPISGVVAERYLSPGESVKDKTILKLVQINPLRIELVLPASAFGQIQKGMSAQVQPELGSVGPLNATVTVVDKVIDGASGTFAVRLEIPNPTQAIPSGLRCKVRFAPH; encoded by the coding sequence GTGAGTAATAAGATGCAGCGCCTAGGATTCTATTTGTGGTTGCTACTCGCGACCAACGCGTTCGCCGCGCCGCCGATATCCGAGTTCGAAGGTCTCATTGAACCGAACATGACCGTGGAGCTACGCAGTTCGGTCGACGGCGTTATCGAATCAATCGCGGTCGATCGCAGCGCCGTCGTTAAGCAAGGTCAGGAGCTGGTCAAGTTGCGCGCCGGTGTTGAGGAGGCGGCGTTGGCGCTGGCCGAGACCAAGTCCGAGTTCGACAAGCGCAAGCAATCGCGCGCGCAACAGCTGTATGCCAAGAACGCGATTCCGTTCAGCGATAAAGACGAAGCCGATGCCAACGCGCGGATAAGCGAGCAGCAAATGCGCCACGCGCGCGAGACGCTCAATCTGCGCATCATCCGTAGTCCGATCAGCGGTGTCGTCGCCGAGCGCTATTTGTCGCCGGGCGAATCGGTGAAAGACAAGACCATCCTCAAGCTCGTGCAGATCAATCCGTTGCGCATCGAGCTGGTGTTGCCGGCATCCGCGTTCGGACAAATTCAAAAAGGAATGAGCGCGCAGGTGCAACCCGAGCTCGGCAGCGTCGGGCCGTTGAATGCGACCGTTACCGTCGTCGACAAAGTGATCGATGGCGCCAGCGGCACGTTCGCCGTCCGTCTTGAAATTCCGAACCCAACCCAGGCGATTCCCAGCGGGTTACGCTGCAAAGTGCGTTTTGCCCCGCACTGA